A part of Arachis hypogaea cultivar Tifrunner chromosome 12, arahy.Tifrunner.gnm2.J5K5, whole genome shotgun sequence genomic DNA contains:
- the LOC112728653 gene encoding uncharacterized protein — MRSPSFRRPFTKNELGSWSTLMERHRFLLSALVLLVLLCSVYLYFAVTLGASDICSGLTGPEKASCHMQHLKASVAKGKLKHL; from the coding sequence ATGAGGTCACCATCTTTCAGGAGGCCCTTCACAAAGAATGAACTGGGAAGTTGGTCAACACTCATGGAGAGGCACCGGTTCCTCTTGTCAGCTCTTGTTCTACTAGTTCTCCTTTGTAGTGTTTATCTTTACTTTGCTGTCACATTAGGAGCCAGTGACATTTGCTCTGGGTTGACAGGACCTGAGAAAGCTTCATGTCATATGCAGCATCTTAAGGCTTCTGTTGCCAAGGGTAAACTGAAACATCTTTGA
- the LOC112728652 gene encoding uncharacterized protein — translation MSKAEEKEYPRGSTVKRELKCSACFDALWFCYSPVHQMQQYYRVGVLDNCSKQWKAMFDCLNLKTKRESEVQEILEARESSKPHIWTFRTPEEASERWNKIYGHLLDENDD, via the exons ATGTCTAAGGCGGAAGAGAAGGAATATCCACGCGGCTCTACTGTTAAGCGCGAATTGAAGTGCTCCGCTTGCTTCGATGCTCTCTGGTTCTGCTATT CCCCCGTTCATCAGATGCAGCAATATTACAGGGTTGGTGTTCTTGATAATTGTTCCAAGCAATGGAAAGCCATGTTTGATTGCTTAAATCTCAAGACGAAGAGGGAATCCGAGGTCCAG GAAATTCTGGAAGCTCGTGAGAGTTCAAAGCCTCACATTTGGACTTTCCGCACACCAGAAGAAGCTTCAGAGCGTTGGAACAAAATTTACGGGCATTTactagatgagaatgatgattgA
- the LOC112728650 gene encoding anthocyanidin reductase ((2S)-flavan-3-ol-forming) — MRWSRAQVTDGNETPYYLRSKQVCITLHYPITSLNMASIENQMENKKKACVIGGTGFVASLLIKQLLEKGYAVNTTVRNPDNLKKISHLLALKSVGELKIFRAELTVEEDFDAPIAGCELVFQLATPVNFASEDPENDMIKPAIKGVLNVLKACSKAKQVKRVILTSSAAAVTINQLNGTGLVMDETNWTDIEFLNTAKPPTWGYPASKTLAEKAAWKFAEENHINLITVIPALTVGPSLTPDIPSSVGLPTCLITGNDFLINGLKGMQMLSGSISITHVEDICRAHIFVAEKESASGRYICCGHNTSVPELAKFLNKRYPQYKVPTEFNDCPSKTKLIVSSEKLIKEGFSFKYGVEEIYDQTVEYLKTKGALKN; from the exons ATGCGTTGGTCACGTGCTCAAGTAACTGATGGAAATGAAACACCGTATTATTTAAGGAGCAAACAAGTATGTATAACTCTCCATTATCCCATTACATCTTTGAACATGGCTAGCATCGAGAACCAAATGGAGAATAAGAAGAAGGCATGCGTCATTGGTGGAACTGGTTTTGTGGCTTCTTTGCTCATAAAGCAGTTGCTTGAGAAAGGTTATGCCGTCAACACCACTGTTAGAAACCCAG ATAATCTTAAGAAAATATCTCACCTATTGGCACTAAAAAGTGTGGGAGAGTTGAAGATATTTAGAGCAGAGTTAACAGTGGAAGAAGATTTTGATGCCCCAATAGCAGGTTGTGAACTAGTCTTCCAACTTGCTACCCCTGTGAACTTTGCTTCTGAAGACCCTGAG AATGACATGATAAAGCCAGCAATAAAAGGTGTCCTGAATGTGTTGAAAGCATGTTCAAAAGCAAAACAAGTTAAAAGAGTAATCCTGACATCATCGGCAGCTGCAGTGACTATAAACCAACTCAATGGGACAGGTTTGGTCATGGATGAAACCAACTGGACTGATATTGAATTCTTGAACACTGCAAAGCCACCTACTTGG GGATATCCAGCATCCAAAACACTAGCTGAGAAGGCTGCATGGAAATTTGCTGAAGAGAATCACATTAATCTCATCACTGTCATACCTGCCCTCACAGTTGGTCCTTCTCTCACCCCAGATATCCCATCTAGTGTTGGCCTTCCCACATGCCTTATAACAG GCAACGATTTCCTCATAAATGGTTTGAAAGgaatgcagatgctgtcaggTTCAATATCCATAACTCATGTGGAGGATATTTGCCGGGCACATATATTTGTGGCAGAGAAGGAATCAGCTTCTGGTAGATACATTTGCTGTGGCCACAACACTAGTGTTCCTGAGCTTGCTAAGTTTCTTAACAAACGGTACCCTCAGTATAAAGTTCCAACTGA ATTCAATGATTGCCCCTCCAAAACAAAGTTAATCGTCTCTTCTGAGAAGCTTATCAAAGAAGGCTTCAGTTTCAAGTATGGAGTTGAAGAAATTTATGATCAGACTGTGGAATACTTAAAGACTAAGGGTGCCCTCAAGAACTAG